A region of Cumulibacter manganitolerans DNA encodes the following proteins:
- a CDS encoding ATP-dependent DNA helicase RecG, with the protein MALTFDSPLVDAVGGPSAKTLAAELDLHSVADLLQHYPRKYLRTGDASSESTLTEGDHLTFLAEVASSAWHPSRGGHGRARGRCVATLRLQHGTIDAVFWNQPWMATQLKTGTRALFTGVVGTFRGRWQLNSPTAEVLTMDAAPSDAPKQKGLSFTSMSAFADRLMPIYPATAKVSSGSIRRCVELTLEMLAPIADPLPADQLARLGVVDLDTAFRTKHQPKDAVQWRRADERLKLQEALNMQLALSVDRYENALLPAIARPLQPGGLLAELDASLPFELTAGQRAAGELIAGELAREHPMHRLLQGDVGSGKTLVALRAMLQVAAGGGQSALLAPTEVLAHQHARSIGALLAPYGEPGTLGAHPDAVKVVVISSGMPAARRKQAMLDAASGAASIVIGTHAILESKVTFADLGLVVIDEQHRFGVEQRDALRRKGRDGTAPHTLVMTATPIPRTIAMTAFGDLETITMTDLPPGRSPIATTAIPAGQKPGWLERAWERVREEVAAGHQAYVVCPRIGLDDTDADDETGDGPPPEDDAEAGSGAPKRVKAAVVEVAQRLQEGPLAGLRLAVLHGRLPSEEKDDLMRRFGAGEIDVLVSTTVIEVGVDVPNATLMIVLDADLFGLATLHQLRGRVGRGSAAGVCLLVTPMPQSSRPYERLQVLEQSTNGFEIAERDLELRREGDILGVAQSGSTSQLRLLSLRDDAETIAVARELCDAIVAEDPHLERHPMLRSLLASLDQQRTVDYLLKG; encoded by the coding sequence GTGGCGCTGACGTTCGACTCGCCGCTCGTGGACGCCGTCGGGGGACCGTCGGCGAAGACGCTCGCCGCCGAGCTCGATCTGCACTCCGTCGCCGACCTGCTGCAGCACTACCCGCGCAAGTACCTGCGCACCGGTGACGCCAGCTCGGAGTCCACGCTCACCGAGGGCGACCACCTGACCTTCCTGGCCGAGGTCGCGTCGTCGGCGTGGCATCCCAGCCGCGGCGGGCACGGGCGCGCCCGCGGCCGCTGCGTGGCGACGCTGCGGCTGCAGCACGGCACCATCGACGCCGTCTTCTGGAACCAGCCGTGGATGGCGACCCAGCTCAAGACCGGCACCCGGGCGCTGTTCACCGGCGTCGTGGGCACCTTCCGGGGGCGGTGGCAGCTGAACTCGCCGACCGCCGAGGTGCTGACGATGGACGCGGCACCGAGCGACGCGCCGAAGCAGAAGGGCCTGTCGTTCACCAGCATGTCGGCGTTCGCCGACCGGCTGATGCCGATCTACCCGGCCACCGCGAAGGTCTCCAGCGGGTCGATCCGCCGGTGCGTCGAGCTCACCCTCGAGATGCTCGCCCCGATCGCCGATCCGCTGCCGGCCGACCAGCTCGCCCGGCTGGGCGTCGTCGACCTCGACACCGCGTTCCGCACCAAGCATCAGCCGAAGGACGCCGTTCAGTGGCGCCGCGCCGACGAGCGGCTGAAGCTGCAGGAGGCGCTCAACATGCAGCTGGCGCTGAGCGTGGATCGCTACGAGAACGCGCTGCTGCCGGCGATCGCCCGGCCGCTGCAGCCCGGCGGGCTGCTCGCCGAGCTCGACGCGTCCCTGCCGTTCGAGCTGACGGCCGGCCAGCGCGCCGCCGGCGAGCTGATCGCCGGCGAGCTCGCTCGCGAGCACCCGATGCACCGGCTGCTGCAGGGTGACGTCGGCTCGGGCAAGACCCTCGTCGCGCTGCGCGCGATGCTGCAGGTCGCCGCGGGCGGCGGGCAGAGCGCGTTGCTCGCACCCACCGAGGTGCTGGCCCACCAGCACGCCCGCAGCATCGGTGCGCTGCTCGCGCCGTACGGCGAGCCCGGCACCCTGGGCGCGCACCCGGACGCGGTGAAGGTGGTCGTGATCTCGTCGGGGATGCCGGCCGCGCGGCGCAAGCAGGCCATGCTCGACGCGGCATCCGGTGCCGCGTCGATCGTGATCGGCACCCACGCGATCCTGGAGTCGAAGGTGACCTTCGCCGATCTCGGCCTCGTCGTCATCGACGAGCAGCACCGGTTCGGTGTCGAGCAGCGGGACGCGCTGCGGCGCAAGGGCCGGGACGGAACGGCGCCGCACACCCTGGTCATGACCGCGACGCCGATCCCGCGCACGATCGCGATGACCGCGTTCGGCGACCTGGAGACCATCACCATGACCGACCTGCCGCCCGGCCGGTCGCCGATCGCCACCACGGCGATCCCCGCCGGCCAGAAGCCCGGCTGGCTCGAGCGCGCCTGGGAGCGCGTCCGCGAGGAGGTCGCCGCGGGGCATCAGGCGTACGTGGTGTGCCCGCGGATCGGCCTGGACGACACCGACGCCGACGACGAGACCGGCGACGGCCCGCCGCCGGAGGACGATGCCGAGGCCGGCTCCGGCGCGCCGAAGCGGGTCAAGGCCGCGGTGGTCGAGGTGGCGCAGCGCCTGCAGGAGGGCCCGCTCGCCGGGCTGCGGCTGGCGGTGCTGCACGGCCGGCTTCCCTCGGAGGAGAAGGACGACCTCATGCGGCGCTTCGGCGCGGGCGAGATCGACGTCCTGGTCTCGACGACGGTCATCGAGGTCGGCGTCGACGTCCCCAACGCGACGCTGATGATCGTGCTGGACGCCGACCTGTTCGGCCTGGCGACGCTGCACCAGCTGCGGGGACGCGTCGGACGTGGGTCGGCGGCGGGGGTCTGCCTGCTGGTGACGCCGATGCCGCAGTCCTCGCGTCCCTACGAGCGGCTGCAGGTGCTCGAGCAGTCCACCAACGGGTTCGAGATCGCCGAGCGCGACCTCGAGCTGCGCCGCGAGGGCGACATCCTCGGCGTCGCGCAGTCCGGCTCGACGTCCCAGCTGAGGCTGCTGTCGCTGCGCGACGACGCCGAGACCATCGCCGTGGCGCGCGAGCTGTGCGACGCGATCGTCGCCGAGGACCCGCACCTGGAGCGGCACCCCATGCTGCGCAGCCTGCTCGCCTCCCTCGACCAGCAGCGCACCGTCGACTACCTGCTGAAGGGCTGA
- a CDS encoding YceD family protein has product MTAKSSRGHKHPPSGPLVLDTNDLGRRPGAMQEVRRAAPAPDDLGVDLIKVPPGSPLDLDLRLESVAEGVLVTGTVTARAEGECGRCLDPVAETVQVQLVELFAYPGSVTDETTDEDEIARLVEDRIDLEPVIRNAIVLALPLTPLCDPDCAGLCAGCGERLDDLPKDHTHEMIDPRWAGLREKFDSPEQ; this is encoded by the coding sequence ATGACTGCAAAGAGCTCTCGCGGGCACAAGCATCCGCCGTCCGGACCGCTCGTGCTCGACACGAACGATCTGGGGCGTCGCCCCGGGGCGATGCAAGAGGTACGTCGCGCGGCACCTGCACCGGACGACCTCGGGGTAGACCTCATCAAGGTCCCCCCGGGCAGCCCGCTCGATCTCGACCTGCGACTGGAATCGGTCGCCGAGGGCGTTCTCGTCACCGGCACCGTCACCGCGCGGGCCGAGGGGGAGTGTGGGCGCTGCCTGGACCCCGTGGCCGAGACGGTGCAGGTCCAGCTGGTCGAGCTGTTCGCCTACCCGGGCAGCGTTACCGACGAGACCACCGACGAGGACGAGATCGCGCGGCTGGTAGAGGACCGCATCGATCTCGAACCGGTGATCCGCAACGCGATCGTGCTGGCGCTGCCGCTCACGCCGCTGTGCGACCCCGACTGTGCGGGGTTGTGCGCCGGCTGCGGTGAGCGGCTCGACGACCTGCCGAAGGACCACACGCACGAGATGATCGACCCCCGCTGGGCGGGGCTGCGCGAGAAGTTCGACAGCCCCGAGCAGTAA
- the rsmD gene encoding 16S rRNA (guanine(966)-N(2))-methyltransferase RsmD, protein MTRIIAGELGGRRLAVPGGRTTRPTSDRTREALFSSLEATHDLTSGPFLDLYAGSGAVALEALSRGAPSAVLVESARPALAVIERNVRDLGLGARATVVAGRVDAVAARLDGLGAATVFADPPYGDDAGELAALLDRLVGAGAVAPGAVVVVERDRRDPWRWPTSIEALRDRRYGETTLWYGSPL, encoded by the coding sequence GTGACCCGCATCATCGCCGGAGAGCTCGGCGGCCGGCGGCTGGCGGTGCCCGGCGGGCGCACCACCCGCCCCACCTCCGACCGCACCCGCGAGGCGTTGTTCTCCTCCCTCGAGGCCACCCACGACCTCACGTCCGGGCCGTTCCTGGACCTGTACGCCGGCAGCGGCGCGGTGGCGCTGGAGGCGCTCAGCAGGGGTGCGCCGTCCGCCGTCCTGGTGGAGTCGGCGCGCCCCGCGCTCGCCGTCATCGAGCGCAACGTCCGCGACCTGGGCCTCGGCGCGCGGGCCACCGTCGTCGCCGGGCGCGTCGACGCGGTCGCGGCGCGCCTCGACGGGCTCGGCGCGGCGACGGTGTTCGCCGACCCGCCGTACGGCGACGACGCCGGCGAGCTCGCCGCGCTGCTCGACCGGCTGGTGGGCGCCGGCGCGGTGGCGCCCGGCGCCGTCGTGGTCGTCGAGCGTGACCGCCGCGACCCGTGGCGGTGGCCGACCTCGATCGAGGCCCTGCGAGACCGTCGCTACGGCGAGACGACCCTTTGGTACGGTTCGCCACTATGA
- the rnc gene encoding ribonuclease III, with the protein MSDQPDEAIAHLCASLGIDEPPASLELALTHRSYAYEHGGIPPNERLEFLGDAVLGLHVTEHLYRAYPDLPEGRLAKLRSAVVNMRALADIARRLGDDGLGPLILLGRGEVVTGGADKDSILADCFEAVLGSIHLDLGPDVAAQVVRRLLIPEIDAAVQTGAGLDWKTHLQEQCAAGAHGLPVYRVEQTGPDHSKSFTATVVLGEREYGSGTGRSKKEAEQEAARQTSLMLSAPHPVTP; encoded by the coding sequence ATGAGCGATCAGCCGGACGAGGCGATCGCTCATCTTTGCGCGTCCTTGGGCATCGACGAGCCGCCGGCGTCCCTGGAGCTCGCCCTCACGCACCGCTCGTACGCCTACGAGCACGGCGGCATCCCGCCGAACGAGCGGCTGGAGTTCCTCGGCGACGCCGTCCTCGGGCTGCACGTCACCGAGCACCTTTACCGCGCCTACCCGGACCTGCCCGAGGGCAGGCTCGCCAAGCTGCGCTCCGCGGTGGTCAACATGCGCGCGCTCGCCGACATCGCCCGCCGGCTCGGTGACGACGGCCTCGGGCCGCTGATCCTGCTGGGCCGCGGCGAGGTCGTCACCGGCGGCGCCGACAAGGACTCCATCCTCGCCGACTGCTTCGAGGCGGTCCTCGGGTCGATCCACCTCGACCTCGGGCCGGACGTCGCCGCGCAGGTCGTACGCCGGCTGCTGATCCCGGAGATCGACGCGGCGGTGCAGACCGGGGCCGGCCTGGACTGGAAGACGCACCTGCAGGAGCAGTGCGCCGCCGGCGCGCACGGGCTGCCGGTCTACCGCGTCGAGCAGACCGGACCCGACCACAGCAAGTCCTTCACCGCGACCGTCGTCCTCGGCGAGCGCGAGTACGGCTCGGGCACCGGGCGCAGCAAGAAGGAGGCCGAGCAGGAGGCCGCTCGGCAGACCTCGCTGATGCTGTCGGCACCGCATCCCGTCACGCCGTAG
- the coaD gene encoding pantetheine-phosphate adenylyltransferase, with product MSLDEQQKAASAEAPRPADGGSVTRPVRRVVCPGSFDPIHHGHLDIITRASRIFDEVIALVLVNPSKKTMFSLEERQRIILESAAELGLHNVRVDSMSGLLVDYCTANDIAAVVKGLRVATDFDYEIQMSQMNHKIAAVETLFLTTNPEHSYISSSLVKEVAKYGGDVRPFLSEVGYDALTGRLAQDAAG from the coding sequence ATGAGCCTCGACGAGCAGCAGAAGGCCGCCTCGGCCGAAGCCCCGCGGCCCGCCGACGGCGGCTCCGTGACCCGACCGGTCCGGCGCGTCGTCTGCCCCGGATCCTTCGATCCCATCCATCACGGGCACCTCGACATCATCACGCGAGCGTCGCGGATCTTCGACGAGGTGATCGCGCTCGTGCTGGTCAACCCGAGCAAGAAGACCATGTTCTCCCTCGAGGAGCGCCAGCGAATCATCCTCGAGTCCGCCGCCGAGCTGGGCCTGCACAACGTGCGCGTCGACTCGATGTCCGGCCTGCTCGTCGACTACTGCACCGCCAACGACATCGCCGCCGTCGTGAAGGGGCTGCGGGTGGCGACCGATTTCGACTACGAGATCCAGATGTCGCAGATGAATCACAAAATCGCCGCGGTCGAAACGCTCTTTTTGACGACCAATCCGGAGCACTCTTACATATCCTCGAGCCTGGTCAAGGAAGTTGCGAAGTACGGCGGCGACGTGCGGCCCTTCCTGAGCGAGGTGGGGTACGACGCGCTGACCGGCCGGCTCGCGCAGGACGCCGCGGGCTGA
- a CDS encoding SPFH domain-containing protein, with product MAMRVFEILDEIIDAVEQAKGVPMSSSAIVNRPTLLDLLDDLRDAFPAAVEDAREIIEQRDEIVSSARAEAARVEASCHDEATRLVSDARASAEKTTAEADSYAQRTVGKANSDADRILAGAEAEATAIHETARAKADGIVQAARDEHERLVTDHEVHRAAVSAAEDVRADAERHAAKLRGDADRYVEDTLSQLSLTLQKLSATVEHGRDTMHTRRSVDTDYYEPEHRRR from the coding sequence ATGGCGATGCGGGTATTCGAGATCCTCGACGAGATCATCGACGCGGTCGAGCAGGCCAAGGGCGTCCCCATGTCGTCGTCCGCGATCGTCAACCGCCCCACGCTGCTGGACCTGCTGGACGACCTGCGCGACGCCTTCCCGGCGGCCGTCGAGGACGCCCGAGAGATCATCGAGCAGCGCGACGAGATCGTCTCCTCGGCCCGCGCCGAGGCCGCCCGCGTCGAGGCCTCCTGCCACGACGAAGCGACGCGGCTGGTCAGCGACGCCCGGGCGAGCGCGGAGAAGACCACCGCCGAGGCCGACAGCTACGCGCAGCGCACCGTCGGCAAGGCCAACAGCGACGCCGACCGGATCCTGGCAGGCGCGGAGGCCGAGGCCACCGCCATCCACGAGACCGCCCGCGCCAAGGCCGACGGCATCGTCCAGGCGGCCCGCGACGAGCACGAGCGGCTGGTGACCGACCACGAGGTGCACCGCGCAGCGGTGAGCGCCGCCGAGGACGTCCGGGCCGACGCCGAGCGGCACGCGGCGAAGCTGCGCGGGGACGCCGACCGGTACGTCGAGGACACCCTCTCGCAGCTGTCGCTGACGCTGCAGAAGCTGAGCGCGACCGTCGAGCACGGCCGCGACACCATGCACACCCGTCGCTCGGTCGACACCGACTACTACGAGCCGGAGCACCGCCGGCGCTGA
- the mutM gene encoding bifunctional DNA-formamidopyrimidine glycosylase/DNA-(apurinic or apyrimidinic site) lyase: MPELPEVEVVRRGLHEHIVGRTVAGVAVHNLRAARRNTAGPLPDLLPGATVTGTARRGKYAWLVLDDEDALLMHLGMSGQLLVVPADAPGAVHERARFTFTDGGPDLSFVDQRTFGHLLLDRGGAGLPAPIAHIARDPLDPEFDQDAVVARIRRRRTGLKRALLDQSVVSGIGNIYADEALWRARLHGGRPTERLTRAEVNRTLDAAREVMTAALEQGGTSFDALYVNVNGASGYFDRSLNAYGQRDRPCPRCGTPIVREQFMNRSSYSCPTCQPRPRNPR, encoded by the coding sequence GTGCCCGAGCTGCCCGAGGTCGAGGTCGTGCGCCGCGGCCTGCACGAGCACATCGTCGGCCGCACCGTGGCCGGTGTCGCCGTCCACAACCTCCGCGCCGCCCGCCGCAACACCGCCGGCCCGCTGCCCGACCTGCTGCCCGGCGCGACGGTGACGGGCACCGCGCGGCGCGGCAAGTACGCCTGGCTGGTCCTCGACGACGAGGACGCGCTGCTGATGCACCTGGGGATGTCGGGGCAGCTGCTCGTCGTCCCCGCCGATGCGCCGGGCGCCGTCCACGAGCGGGCCCGGTTCACCTTCACCGACGGCGGCCCCGACCTGAGCTTCGTCGACCAGCGCACGTTCGGGCACCTGCTGCTCGACCGCGGCGGGGCCGGCCTGCCGGCGCCCATCGCGCACATCGCGCGCGACCCGCTCGACCCCGAGTTCGACCAGGACGCCGTCGTGGCCCGGATCCGGCGGCGCCGTACCGGCCTGAAACGGGCGCTGCTGGACCAGAGCGTCGTGTCGGGGATCGGCAACATCTACGCCGACGAGGCGCTGTGGCGCGCCCGGCTGCACGGCGGTCGGCCCACCGAGCGGTTGACCCGCGCGGAGGTGAACCGCACCCTCGACGCGGCCCGCGAGGTGATGACCGCGGCGCTCGAGCAGGGCGGTACGTCGTTCGACGCGCTGTACGTCAACGTCAACGGTGCCTCCGGCTACTTCGACCGGTCGCTGAACGCCTACGGGCAGCGCGACCGCCCATGCCCCAGGTGCGGGACGCCGATCGTCCGCGAGCAGTTCATGAACCGCTCGTCGTACTCGTGCCCGACCTGCCAGCCGCGCCCCCGGAACCCCCGCTAG
- the rpmF gene encoding 50S ribosomal protein L32 — protein sequence MAVPKRKKSRANTHSRRSMWKTTATALTTCANKACGAPVRPHTACANCGHYAGRQVLEV from the coding sequence GTGGCCGTTCCGAAGCGCAAGAAGTCCCGGGCGAACACCCACTCGCGTCGCTCGATGTGGAAGACCACCGCGACCGCACTGACCACGTGCGCCAACAAGGCCTGCGGCGCCCCGGTGCGTCCGCACACCGCATGCGCCAACTGTGGCCACTACGCGGGTCGACAGGTCCTCGAGGTCTGA